The DNA sequence AACCGAGGCGGTCTGTCGACAGGTTCAGGACTTGGTGCATGTATCCAATCTGTATCACACCATCCCTCAGATCAAATTAGCCGAACGGCTGGTGGAGCTGAGTTTTGCCGACCGGGTGTTTTTCTGCAACAGCGGCGCCGAAGCCAATGAGGGCGCCATTAAGCTCTGCCGGCGTTATAGTTGGCAAAAATTCGGACCTGACCGCTATAAGATCATCTGCGCCGCCAATTCCTTCCACGGCCGCACCCTGGCAACATTGTCAGCTACCGGCCAGGAGAAGTTCTGGCAGGGATTTGCGCCGCTCCTGCCCGGTTTTGTCTTCGTTCCTTTTAATGACCCGGCTGCCTTAGAGGCGGCCATTGACAACCAGACCTGTGGCGTGCTGTTGGAACCGGTCCAAGGCGAGGGTGGAGTCAAAATACCCACCGCCGATTATTTTCCGGAGGTGCGGAACTTATGCGATAAACATAACCTGCTGCTGATATTGGATGAAATTCAGGTCGGCTTAGGTCGAACGGGCAGACTCTTCGCCCATGAGCACTTCGGCATCACTCCGGACATCATGACCCTGGCCAAGGGTTTGGCCAACGGCCTGCCCATCGGGGCGCTCCTGGTCACGGAGGAGGTGGCAGCGGGTTTCGTTCCGGGGACGCACGCCAGCACCTTTGGCGGCGGGCCGGTGGTGACCGCCGCGGCCCTGACGGTCTTGGAGATCCTGGCGCAGCCCGATTTCCTGGCCGAAGTCAAGGCCAAAGGCGAGTATTTCCTGAATGGCCTGCGCCAATTGCAGCCCCGGCATCGTTTCATCCAAGAGGTTCGGGGTTTGGGGCTCATCTTAGGAATAGAGATCGACGGCGATGGCGTTCCGTTAGTGGACTCCTGCCGGGAGAAAGGCGCCCTGATCAACTGCACCCAAGGGAATGTGCTGCGCTTCCTGCCGCCGCTTGTCGTCAGCCGGGAGGAGATCGACCGGTTCCTGGCTATTTTGGATGATGTTTTACCGTAGCGTTGTTAGCAATGCATGGGGGGCGGGTAACCCGACCCCTCCAGAATGCGAATAATACAATGAACCGCGACCTGTTGACTATATTGGATTTAACTGCTGCCGAGATCTACCAACTCCTGGAAAGGGCCGCGGCGCTGAAGGTCTTGCACCAACAAGACCACGATCCCAAGCCGCTGGCCGGAAAGACCCTGGCCCTGATCTTCGAGAAACCCTCGACACGTACCCGGGTCTCTTTTGAAGCCGGCATTGCCCACCTGGGCGGCAGCACCATTTATCTAGGCCGCAATGACAGCCAACTCTCCCGCAGTGAACCGATTGCCGATACGGCCCGGGTCCTGGCCCGCTATGTGGACGGCATCGTCATCCGCACCTTCGGCCATGATATTGTGGAGGACATGGCTCGCTGGGCTGACATCCCCGTCATCAACGGCCTGACCGACAGTCATCACCCCTGCCAGGTCTTAAGCGACTTGCAGACTATCCAGGAGCGCTTCGGCCGGGTGACGGACTTAAAGGTTGCCTGGATCGGCGACGGCAACAACATGGCCAACTCCTGGATTACTGCGGCCCTGCGCCTGGATTTCAGCCTGTCTCTGGCCTGCCCGCCGGGCTACGAACCGGACGCCGGACTGTTGCAGCAGGCCCGCCAAGAGGGGCGGCCTATTTATCTCCAGGATGATCCTGTCCGGGCCGTACAGGAGGCCCATGTCATCAATACCGACGTCTGGGCCTCTATGGGACAGGAGGCTGAAGCTAAGGCGAGAAAAAAGGTCTTTGCCCCCTACCAGGTGAACGGCGCTCTCCTGCAGCACGCCCGGCCCGATGCCATCATCCTGCACTGCCTGCCGGCCCACCGGGGAGAGGAAATCACCGGCGAGGTCCTGGACGGCCCCCAGTCCGCTGCCTGGGACCAGGCCGAGAACCGGCTGCACCTGCAGAAGGCGCTGCTGGAATGGCTGATCGGGTGGGATACGCCTTGATATTGTGGGAGAAATGGGGGGGTGGAGGCGGCTCAGTAAGAGAAAATGGTAGGCAGTATCCATGATACATTCCTACACAACTGGTTGACAGATTGAATGTCGGAAGAAAATAAGCCGATAAAATCTGGTGGCACAGGCTTGCTAGCCTGTGCAAAAATAGTGGTCGTTGCCCATCCCTAATGAGCTTTTGGAGTAATACGATGACCGCACCTGCCCAAATAATGACTGAGGAACCGTCGGTCAGTATGGAACTATTAGATAATTTTAAAGAATTTTCCCTTTTACTCGAAC is a window from the Desulfobacca acetoxidans DSM 11109 genome containing:
- the argF gene encoding ornithine carbamoyltransferase, which produces MNRDLLTILDLTAAEIYQLLERAAALKVLHQQDHDPKPLAGKTLALIFEKPSTRTRVSFEAGIAHLGGSTIYLGRNDSQLSRSEPIADTARVLARYVDGIVIRTFGHDIVEDMARWADIPVINGLTDSHHPCQVLSDLQTIQERFGRVTDLKVAWIGDGNNMANSWITAALRLDFSLSLACPPGYEPDAGLLQQARQEGRPIYLQDDPVRAVQEAHVINTDVWASMGQEAEAKARKKVFAPYQVNGALLQHARPDAIILHCLPAHRGEEITGEVLDGPQSAAWDQAENRLHLQKALLEWLIGWDTP
- a CDS encoding acetylornithine transaminase — encoded protein: MKTDIPIPDTRNSKLETHSASAAWMNRGKRTLMNTYARQPMVLMRGQGVRLWDLDGKEYLDFLAGIAVCNLGHAHPAITEAVCRQVQDLVHVSNLYHTIPQIKLAERLVELSFADRVFFCNSGAEANEGAIKLCRRYSWQKFGPDRYKIICAANSFHGRTLATLSATGQEKFWQGFAPLLPGFVFVPFNDPAALEAAIDNQTCGVLLEPVQGEGGVKIPTADYFPEVRNLCDKHNLLLILDEIQVGLGRTGRLFAHEHFGITPDIMTLAKGLANGLPIGALLVTEEVAAGFVPGTHASTFGGGPVVTAAALTVLEILAQPDFLAEVKAKGEYFLNGLRQLQPRHRFIQEVRGLGLILGIEIDGDGVPLVDSCREKGALINCTQGNVLRFLPPLVVSREEIDRFLAILDDVLP